The Polyangiaceae bacterium genome includes a region encoding these proteins:
- a CDS encoding CopD family protein, with protein sequence MSTHGLLLLVHVIANLVWIGSILAVAVALVGSAEPKIRGQIGRNIYRKLAAPAFGVSFLAALALLFLNLKLYFVQTHWMHGKLPLALAVIALHHVIGARAKALESGKRSEAGPIAALGGALFVCALGAAALVILKPF encoded by the coding sequence ATGAGCACCCACGGCCTGCTCCTGCTGGTTCATGTGATCGCCAATCTGGTGTGGATCGGCTCGATCCTCGCGGTGGCCGTTGCCTTGGTGGGCAGCGCGGAGCCGAAGATCCGAGGTCAGATCGGCCGCAACATCTACCGAAAGCTGGCCGCCCCGGCCTTCGGCGTCTCGTTCTTGGCAGCGTTGGCCCTCCTTTTCCTGAACCTGAAGCTCTATTTCGTCCAGACCCACTGGATGCATGGCAAACTCCCGCTGGCCTTGGCCGTGATCGCCCTGCACCACGTGATCGGCGCCCGGGCCAAGGCCCTGGAGAGCGGAAAGCGTAGTGAGGCCGGGCCCATAGCTGCCCTGGGCGGTGCCCTCTTCGTGTGCGCTCTGGGGGCCGCCGCCCTGGTCATCCTCAAGCCCTTCTGA
- a CDS encoding tetratricopeptide repeat protein, which yields MSTDREKIIQAAQKWVDKKRYDRAVEEYQKIVAQDPNDARTLLKIGDLQARMQAYPEAIATYDRVGEYYASQGFALKAIAVYKQIRELIRKHAPHLADRYGHLVPRLAEIYTQLGLTSDALQAYDEVATRLQRGGRDRDAIDIFRKMVELDASNPLPHLRLAEACCRVQALDDAIDAFWTAAELLLQLGRRDDALKVIERILHFKAQPRFAKVAAELYLQRGTREDGLQALAKLQLCFQADPKDLETLSLLAQAFTLIDQPEKSIEVYKEMARIARDGNQMDLFRELVAHLVAVAPNDEQVRALSQAEAPEPEPVHEPSAVHVDDADVELMDDDGAIASEEPFELRPSHPEMRPFRGSSPDVVVVDDQVEVAEELVDPDSLDARAHARKAVIDAESFRRLRLYSKALEVIHIALEIDPGSTEVREKLREILIESGDRDGAIGESITLAAIHAEQGDPARAEVLLYEVLEAEPNHAAALEMLAALTGEATQADYAWNPDEGGYAEQQYADQGYEYGEQQQYADQQQGYDQYQGYEYPEQSYDPYAGQTSPDGYDPNAPLPSYDLEEVSASSAMASAEPFTEDQGYPPTQDPFASASMDEPFVEGPLPSFPLGTEAVAEVDEEEIAYGPEAPTSQGLLQEETSTEPTSGQGSEAVEEALEEAEFFGARGLYDDARAIISDQLARTPNHPLLIERLREIDGAIAAAGESRTIDRSQLEPAAMPAATEQDDGDRAFDIAASLEALDQLEPADAPPAQSIGGDDIDVDHVFAKFKEGVRAQVAENDSATHYDLGVAYKEMGLLGDAISEFELAAKDPSRDCMCYAMIGMIRLERTELDDAAKAYIRALESPHKTVEQEMALYYDLGNVYEMKSSPKEALYYFQKIARRDPGYRDVSDRIAALSPESQARESSARAVNDDDEFDRVFDDLFESK from the coding sequence GTGTCTACCGATCGCGAGAAGATCATCCAGGCCGCCCAGAAGTGGGTCGACAAGAAACGGTATGACCGGGCGGTAGAGGAGTATCAAAAGATCGTCGCGCAGGATCCGAACGACGCGCGCACGCTCCTCAAGATCGGTGACCTGCAAGCTCGCATGCAGGCGTACCCCGAAGCGATCGCCACCTACGATCGAGTCGGCGAGTACTACGCCTCCCAGGGCTTCGCGCTCAAGGCGATCGCCGTCTACAAACAGATCCGCGAGCTGATTCGCAAGCACGCGCCCCACCTCGCGGACCGCTACGGGCACTTGGTGCCGCGGCTGGCGGAAATCTACACGCAGCTGGGCCTCACCAGCGACGCGCTGCAGGCCTACGACGAGGTCGCCACCCGGCTCCAACGCGGAGGCCGAGACCGCGACGCCATCGACATCTTCCGCAAGATGGTCGAGCTCGATGCCAGCAACCCGCTGCCCCATTTGAGGCTCGCGGAGGCGTGCTGTCGAGTCCAGGCGCTGGACGACGCCATCGACGCGTTCTGGACGGCTGCGGAGCTGCTGCTCCAACTCGGCCGTCGCGACGACGCGCTCAAGGTCATCGAGCGCATCCTGCATTTCAAGGCCCAGCCGCGCTTCGCCAAGGTGGCCGCGGAGCTGTACCTCCAGCGCGGCACCCGCGAAGACGGCCTGCAAGCCCTGGCAAAGCTCCAGCTCTGCTTCCAGGCGGACCCCAAGGACCTCGAAACCCTGTCCCTTTTGGCGCAGGCCTTCACCCTCATCGACCAGCCGGAAAAGTCGATCGAGGTGTACAAGGAAATGGCGCGCATCGCCCGGGACGGGAACCAGATGGACCTGTTCCGGGAGCTGGTCGCACACCTGGTAGCGGTCGCCCCCAACGACGAGCAGGTCCGCGCGCTGTCCCAGGCGGAAGCGCCCGAGCCGGAACCCGTACACGAGCCATCGGCCGTCCACGTGGACGACGCCGACGTGGAGCTGATGGACGACGACGGCGCCATCGCGTCGGAGGAGCCGTTCGAGCTCCGGCCGAGCCACCCGGAGATGCGGCCGTTCCGGGGAAGCTCGCCGGACGTGGTGGTCGTGGACGACCAGGTCGAGGTCGCCGAGGAGCTCGTCGATCCCGACTCTCTGGACGCGCGCGCCCACGCTCGCAAGGCCGTGATCGACGCGGAGTCCTTCCGGCGTCTGCGCCTCTACTCCAAGGCCCTCGAGGTGATTCACATCGCCCTCGAGATCGATCCGGGCTCCACCGAGGTTCGCGAGAAGCTGCGCGAAATCCTGATCGAGAGCGGGGATCGCGACGGCGCCATCGGAGAGAGCATCACGCTGGCCGCCATCCACGCGGAGCAAGGGGATCCGGCCCGCGCCGAGGTGCTGCTCTACGAAGTGCTGGAGGCCGAGCCCAATCACGCCGCCGCGCTCGAGATGCTGGCAGCGCTCACGGGGGAAGCCACTCAAGCGGACTACGCCTGGAACCCCGATGAGGGTGGCTACGCCGAGCAGCAGTACGCCGACCAGGGCTACGAATACGGCGAGCAGCAACAGTACGCCGACCAGCAGCAAGGCTACGACCAGTATCAGGGCTACGAGTACCCCGAGCAGAGCTACGATCCCTACGCCGGCCAGACCTCGCCGGACGGCTACGACCCCAACGCGCCGCTGCCCTCGTACGATCTGGAAGAGGTGAGCGCCTCCAGCGCGATGGCCAGCGCCGAGCCGTTCACGGAAGATCAGGGTTACCCGCCCACGCAGGATCCCTTCGCCTCCGCGTCCATGGACGAACCGTTCGTGGAAGGCCCGTTGCCCTCGTTCCCCCTCGGGACAGAAGCCGTGGCCGAGGTGGACGAAGAGGAGATCGCCTACGGTCCGGAGGCGCCCACGTCCCAGGGGCTGCTGCAAGAAGAGACGAGCACCGAGCCAACCTCCGGCCAGGGCTCGGAAGCGGTGGAAGAGGCCCTGGAGGAGGCGGAGTTCTTCGGTGCGCGCGGCCTGTACGACGACGCCCGAGCCATCATCTCGGATCAGCTCGCCCGCACTCCGAACCACCCGCTGCTCATCGAGCGCCTGCGCGAGATCGACGGCGCCATTGCCGCGGCCGGCGAGAGCCGCACCATCGATCGCTCGCAGCTCGAGCCCGCAGCGATGCCCGCGGCCACGGAGCAAGACGACGGGGATCGCGCGTTCGACATCGCTGCGTCGCTGGAAGCGCTGGATCAGCTCGAGCCTGCCGACGCCCCGCCCGCGCAGAGCATCGGCGGCGACGACATCGACGTCGACCACGTGTTCGCCAAGTTCAAGGAAGGCGTCCGCGCACAGGTCGCCGAGAACGACAGCGCCACCCACTACGACCTGGGCGTGGCGTACAAGGAGATGGGGCTCCTGGGCGACGCCATCTCGGAGTTCGAGCTCGCCGCCAAGGATCCTTCGCGCGACTGCATGTGCTACGCGATGATCGGCATGATTCGCCTGGAGCGAACCGAGCTGGACGACGCCGCCAAGGCTTACATTCGAGCACTGGAATCGCCCCACAAGACGGTGGAGCAGGAGATGGCGCTCTACTACGACCTGGGCAACGTCTACGAGATGAAGAGCAGTCCGAAAGAGGCGCTCTACTACTTCCAGAAGATCGCGCGGCGCGATCCCGGCTACCGCGACGTGAGCGACCGCATCGCCGCGCTGTCGCCGGAGTCGCAAGCGCGTGAGTCCAGCGCCCGCGCCGTCAACGACGACGACGAGTTCGATCGCGTCTTCGACGACTTGTTCGAGTCCAAGTAG
- a CDS encoding 4-hydroxythreonine-4-phosphate dehydrogenase PdxA, producing MGPEVSVRAAARLSRIPRVLVGDRGTILAAARLCGVAESRFADFGPASRGAGKIWIQHVGPELSERDRQRPTRQGGRAQLAWIDAAYDLVRAAPRRALCTGPVSKVAIARSAVRGAASFRGHTEWLEKRDGASYSVMCFVAPTFATSLVTTHLPLSKVPRRVDASKVRVATVELAHMLQRLGTPRPRIAVASLNPHAGEGELLGTEEQKAIVPGMRAARRSLRSVELVGPIGAETAFRRAHAGHVHGVVAMYHDQATIPTKLVAFGSAVNVTLGLSVVRTSVDHGTGYDIAWQGRADENGMIAAMRLAERLSRA from the coding sequence ATCGGCCCGGAGGTGAGCGTCCGCGCCGCTGCCCGCCTCAGCCGAATCCCTCGGGTTTTGGTGGGAGACCGCGGAACCATTCTGGCCGCAGCTCGGCTGTGTGGCGTAGCGGAGAGTCGCTTCGCGGACTTCGGTCCGGCGTCGCGGGGCGCCGGCAAGATCTGGATCCAGCACGTGGGGCCGGAGCTTTCGGAGCGCGATCGCCAGCGGCCGACGCGCCAAGGCGGGCGCGCCCAGCTCGCCTGGATCGACGCCGCCTACGACCTGGTGCGCGCGGCGCCGCGTCGCGCCCTGTGCACCGGTCCGGTGAGCAAAGTCGCCATCGCCCGCTCCGCCGTGCGCGGCGCGGCAAGCTTCCGCGGTCACACGGAGTGGCTCGAAAAGCGCGACGGCGCTTCGTACAGCGTGATGTGCTTCGTCGCGCCCACCTTCGCCACCAGTCTGGTCACCACGCACCTGCCGCTCTCCAAAGTGCCGCGCCGCGTGGACGCCAGCAAGGTGCGGGTCGCCACCGTCGAGCTGGCGCACATGCTCCAGCGCCTCGGCACTCCGCGCCCGCGCATCGCCGTCGCGTCCCTCAACCCCCACGCGGGAGAAGGGGAGCTGCTCGGAACGGAAGAGCAGAAGGCCATCGTCCCGGGCATGCGCGCCGCTCGCCGAAGCCTCCGAAGCGTGGAGCTCGTGGGGCCCATCGGCGCCGAGACGGCTTTTCGTCGCGCCCACGCCGGTCACGTGCACGGTGTCGTCGCCATGTATCACGACCAAGCGACGATCCCGACCAAGCTCGTCGCGTTCGGTTCCGCGGTGAACGTCACGCTCGGTTTGTCCGTGGTACGCACCAGCGTGGATCACGGCACGGGCTACGACATCGCATGGCAAGGCCGTGCGGACGAAAACGGCATGATCGCGGCAATGCGCCTCGCCGAGCGCTTGTCCCGGGCTTGA
- the tldD gene encoding metalloprotease TldD (responsible for the proteolytic maturation of the E. coli pMccB17 plasmid-encoded microcin B17, an exported protein that targets the essential topoisomerase II DNA gyrase; degrades the E. coli plasmid F-encoded CcdA) codes for MPTASATYRAPFAPGGAQEIDTEICRKLLEIALSRGGEYADLFFEYRAAGGMAFEEGITRSATRGVALGLGVRVQRGDATGYAYVEDLTWEAMKRAAETAARIATGGGSPAPQRLDPIVLPQRYELDAPTIDAPGLDKRSLLERASKAALAHDPKIVKVEASFAEEVREILIATSDGRFIHDVQPMMRFGVSALAEDGGRRESGRSGGGGRMTLGYFGDKSPEWHAERAARQALTMLDARQAPAGQLEVVLAPGDSGVLLHEAVGHGLEADFNRKGTSNYTGRVGEDVASELCTVVDDPTFSQSRGSINVDDEGLEPHRSVLIENGKLRGYMQDRISAKHFGVTPSGNGRRESFQCAPMPRMTNTVLLAGPHDPEEIVRSVKRGVYAKTFGGGQVDISNGDFVFSLTESYLIEDGKLTAPLKGVNLIGNGPDTLNQVTMLGNDLEVSDGIWTCGKDGQSVPVGVGCPTIKIARITVGGTEIG; via the coding sequence ATGCCGACCGCCAGCGCCACCTACCGTGCCCCCTTCGCTCCCGGTGGGGCGCAGGAAATCGACACCGAGATCTGCCGCAAGCTGCTCGAGATCGCCCTGTCCCGTGGTGGGGAGTACGCCGACCTGTTCTTCGAGTACCGGGCCGCCGGAGGCATGGCTTTCGAGGAGGGCATCACCCGCAGTGCCACCCGGGGCGTGGCCCTCGGTCTGGGCGTGCGGGTCCAGCGGGGGGACGCCACGGGCTACGCCTACGTGGAGGACTTGACCTGGGAGGCGATGAAACGAGCGGCCGAGACGGCGGCACGCATCGCGACGGGTGGGGGCTCGCCGGCGCCTCAGCGCTTGGACCCCATCGTGTTGCCTCAACGCTATGAGCTCGATGCGCCCACGATCGACGCCCCCGGCCTCGACAAACGCTCGCTGCTCGAGCGCGCCAGCAAGGCCGCTCTGGCTCACGACCCCAAGATCGTGAAGGTGGAGGCGTCTTTCGCCGAAGAGGTGCGTGAGATCTTGATCGCCACCAGTGACGGCCGCTTCATCCACGACGTGCAACCGATGATGCGTTTCGGCGTGAGCGCCCTGGCGGAGGACGGTGGGCGTCGCGAGTCGGGGCGCAGCGGCGGCGGTGGTCGCATGACCTTGGGCTACTTCGGGGACAAGAGCCCGGAGTGGCATGCGGAGCGCGCGGCGCGACAAGCGCTGACCATGTTGGATGCGCGGCAAGCGCCCGCCGGCCAGCTCGAGGTAGTGCTGGCGCCGGGGGACAGCGGCGTGCTGCTGCACGAGGCCGTCGGTCACGGTCTGGAAGCGGACTTCAATCGCAAGGGCACCAGCAACTACACCGGTCGCGTGGGTGAAGACGTGGCCAGTGAGCTGTGCACGGTGGTGGACGATCCGACCTTCTCCCAGAGCCGCGGTTCCATCAACGTGGACGACGAAGGGCTCGAGCCTCACCGCAGCGTATTGATCGAGAACGGCAAGCTTCGCGGCTACATGCAAGATCGCATCTCGGCCAAGCATTTCGGCGTTACGCCCTCCGGTAACGGGCGACGGGAGAGCTTTCAGTGCGCGCCAATGCCGCGCATGACGAACACCGTGCTGCTGGCGGGGCCGCACGATCCCGAAGAGATCGTCCGCAGCGTCAAGCGCGGCGTGTACGCCAAGACCTTCGGCGGTGGTCAGGTGGACATCTCCAATGGGGATTTCGTCTTCTCTCTGACCGAGAGCTACCTGATTGAAGACGGAAAGCTCACCGCGCCCCTCAAGGGCGTGAATCTGATCGGCAACGGTCCGGACACGCTCAACCAGGTGACCATGCTCGGCAACGATCTCGAGGTGTCCGACGGCATCTGGACCTGCGGCAAGGATGGTCAGAGCGTACCGGTGGGGGTCGGCTGCCCGACGATCAAGATCGCGCGGATCACCGTCGGTGGCACCGAGATCGGGTGA
- a CDS encoding response regulator transcription factor, translating to MRQLGATVRTLDLWDDPVNLIEDEDDECGISARALVFEALDRPDLAIAALRAVRKEHYFDGVGALIAVSVGQVARVDPASGFDDFVMNPYVPEELYARIRSLEWRRSEFASEERHKVGGIVVDKAAHEVSVDGRPISLTAKEFALLAYLCDRRGKVLSREHLLANVWGNRYEGGPRTVDIHVRRLRAKLGDALPLETLRGAGYKLRAPDDT from the coding sequence CTGCGCCAGCTGGGCGCCACCGTACGCACGCTGGATCTGTGGGACGATCCCGTGAACCTGATCGAGGACGAGGACGACGAATGCGGGATCTCCGCCCGCGCCCTGGTGTTCGAGGCCTTGGATCGCCCGGACCTGGCCATCGCAGCGCTCAGGGCGGTGCGCAAGGAGCACTACTTCGACGGAGTGGGGGCGCTCATCGCCGTGAGCGTGGGCCAGGTCGCGCGAGTGGATCCGGCTTCCGGCTTCGACGACTTCGTCATGAACCCCTACGTTCCGGAGGAGCTCTACGCGCGGATCCGCTCGCTGGAGTGGCGTCGCAGCGAGTTCGCTTCGGAGGAGCGCCACAAGGTCGGCGGCATCGTGGTGGACAAGGCCGCCCACGAGGTGTCGGTCGACGGTCGCCCGATTTCGCTCACCGCCAAGGAGTTCGCGCTGCTCGCCTATCTCTGCGATCGCCGCGGCAAGGTGCTCTCCCGCGAGCACTTGCTCGCGAACGTGTGGGGCAACCGCTACGAGGGTGGTCCGCGCACCGTGGACATCCACGTGCGCCGCTTGCGAGCGAAGCTCGGCGACGCGCTGCCGCTGGAAACGCTGCGCGGTGCCGGCTACAAGCTGCGCGCGCCGGACGACACATGA
- a CDS encoding OmpH family outer membrane protein — MKSGSFVKLFSAVLAFGALTAFAPAASAESKIAVVDTQRAIMETEDGLRAQATLKKLFDKRQRELDKKQVDLQKEREDIEKQKDVLSKAALQKRIEKWQREMMSLQGVFVEYNKELQKKQNELTQPIFQKAMGLIRRLATQDGYDIVVDKQAVPYVRSDLDLTDKIITMYNQGGGGAPDPKAGGNDKAPAPKAPTLKAPAKP; from the coding sequence ATGAAGTCGGGTTCCTTCGTGAAGCTCTTTTCCGCAGTGCTGGCTTTCGGGGCTCTCACCGCGTTCGCTCCGGCCGCTTCGGCCGAATCCAAGATCGCCGTGGTGGACACCCAGCGCGCGATCATGGAGACCGAAGACGGCCTGCGGGCGCAGGCCACGCTGAAGAAGCTGTTCGACAAGCGCCAGCGCGAGCTCGACAAGAAGCAGGTCGATCTCCAGAAGGAGCGCGAGGACATCGAGAAGCAGAAGGACGTCCTCAGCAAGGCCGCGCTGCAGAAGCGAATCGAGAAGTGGCAGCGGGAGATGATGAGCCTCCAGGGCGTGTTCGTGGAGTACAACAAAGAGCTGCAGAAGAAGCAGAACGAGCTGACGCAGCCCATCTTCCAGAAGGCCATGGGCCTCATCCGCCGACTGGCCACGCAGGACGGCTACGACATCGTGGTGGACAAGCAGGCCGTGCCCTACGTGCGCAGCGATCTGGATCTCACCGACAAGATCATCACCATGTACAACCAGGGTGGTGGCGGTGCACCGGACCCCAAGGCCGGAGGCAACGACAAGGCTCCGGCTCCCAAGGCGCCGACCCTCAAGGCTCCGGCCAAGCCCTGA
- a CDS encoding protein kinase has product MAQQQQRYRVIEKIASGGMAEVFRAESAGLEGFKKTVAIKRVLPHLAEKKQFMGMFLDEARLSAHLSHSNCVQVFDIGVGDDTFFIVMEYVDGADLKAIIEYSRKHSQAIPPGVACLICVRICEGLAYAHELMDAKGNNLHIVHRDMSPPNVLITRHGEVKIVDFGLAKANSQLEKSEPGIIKGKFSYLSPEAALGQPVDGRTDIFAVGIILWELLAGRRLFQGETDLETVRQVQSARVPPIRQLNPAVSPDLEAVIAKSLAQDPTARYQSARDLGRDLNAVLFGLGSPVSSFDIAALVEPVVKKRQTDAARKANKKSIIGSLIEQALFEFTSLQEGSEDRSSADIGSAPLNLGMDWAEDLGLGSSVQNPVPSEQGFELGNLAALEDENMRQEHYPSAPASAPVSVPHPIPQSEPHPMPASAPGQQLPPPISQGELPQKKGGKGGIIALLLVLLLVAGAVGAYFAGLIPPGIIPENLLPPR; this is encoded by the coding sequence ATGGCCCAGCAGCAACAGCGTTATCGAGTCATCGAGAAGATCGCCTCTGGCGGCATGGCCGAGGTGTTCCGCGCGGAGAGCGCGGGTCTCGAAGGCTTCAAGAAGACCGTCGCCATCAAACGCGTTCTTCCGCACCTCGCCGAGAAGAAGCAGTTCATGGGGATGTTCCTCGACGAGGCGCGGCTGTCGGCGCACTTGTCGCATTCCAACTGCGTTCAGGTGTTCGACATCGGCGTCGGCGACGACACCTTCTTCATCGTCATGGAGTACGTCGATGGCGCCGACCTCAAGGCGATCATCGAGTACAGCCGTAAGCACAGCCAGGCGATTCCGCCCGGCGTGGCCTGCCTCATCTGCGTACGCATCTGCGAGGGCCTCGCCTACGCCCACGAGCTGATGGACGCCAAGGGCAACAACCTCCACATCGTCCATCGCGACATGTCGCCGCCGAACGTGCTCATCACGCGGCACGGCGAGGTCAAGATCGTGGACTTTGGCCTGGCCAAAGCCAATAGCCAGCTCGAGAAGAGCGAGCCCGGCATCATCAAGGGCAAGTTCAGCTACCTGTCGCCGGAGGCCGCCCTGGGCCAGCCCGTCGACGGCCGCACGGACATCTTTGCCGTGGGCATCATCTTGTGGGAGCTGCTCGCAGGCCGACGTCTGTTCCAGGGCGAGACGGACCTGGAGACGGTACGCCAGGTACAGTCCGCACGGGTTCCGCCCATCCGACAGCTGAACCCCGCCGTGTCTCCGGATCTGGAAGCGGTGATCGCGAAGTCGCTGGCGCAGGATCCGACGGCCCGTTACCAGTCCGCGCGGGACCTCGGGCGAGACCTGAACGCGGTGCTCTTTGGCCTCGGAAGCCCCGTTTCTTCCTTCGACATCGCGGCTTTGGTGGAGCCCGTCGTCAAGAAGCGCCAGACCGATGCGGCCCGCAAGGCCAACAAGAAGTCGATCATCGGCTCCCTCATCGAGCAAGCGCTCTTCGAGTTCACCTCACTGCAAGAGGGCAGTGAAGATCGCTCCTCGGCGGACATCGGTTCGGCGCCCCTCAATCTGGGAATGGACTGGGCAGAGGATCTGGGGCTCGGCTCCAGCGTGCAGAACCCCGTGCCCTCGGAGCAAGGCTTCGAGCTGGGAAATCTCGCCGCCTTGGAAGACGAGAACATGCGGCAAGAGCACTACCCGTCGGCCCCTGCGTCAGCGCCGGTCTCGGTGCCCCATCCGATACCTCAGTCCGAGCCGCATCCGATGCCGGCTTCCGCGCCGGGCCAACAGCTCCCGCCTCCCATCAGTCAAGGGGAGCTACCCCAGAAGAAGGGCGGCAAGGGCGGGATCATCGCGTTGCTCTTGGTGCTGCTCCTGGTCGCCGGTGCCGTGGGCGCGTACTTCGCGGGACTGATTCCACCCGGAATCATCCCGGAGAACCTGCTGCCGCCGCGCTGA
- the lpxA gene encoding acyl-ACP--UDP-N-acetylglucosamine O-acyltransferase — translation MATQIHPTAVVEPGAELDHDVVVGPFCYVGPEVKIGAGSELLLHASVLGPTTLGRDNRVFPHATLGAEPQDRSYRGEPTLLSIGDGNVFREQVSVHRGTVKGGGCTRIADRCLLMVGAHVAHDCVVESDAVLTNLTTLGGHVVVEPSVVCGGHVAVAPFVRLGRGCFVAGGARVERDVPPFVIAQGDRARVRALNRVGLERLGVPDASRKALERAFRLLWRSREPLAVALEQVHAELGQDELVAELVRFIRPRLPALAVVDRASA, via the coding sequence GTGGCCACGCAGATTCACCCGACCGCCGTGGTCGAGCCCGGAGCCGAGCTCGATCACGACGTGGTGGTGGGTCCGTTCTGCTACGTGGGCCCGGAGGTGAAGATCGGCGCCGGCAGCGAGCTCTTGCTGCACGCGTCCGTCCTCGGCCCCACCACGCTCGGGCGTGACAATCGCGTGTTCCCCCATGCCACCCTGGGGGCCGAGCCTCAAGACCGCAGCTATCGCGGCGAGCCCACGCTGCTCTCCATCGGAGATGGCAACGTTTTCCGAGAGCAGGTGTCGGTCCACCGCGGAACCGTGAAGGGCGGAGGCTGCACGCGCATCGCGGACCGGTGCCTGCTGATGGTCGGCGCGCACGTCGCGCACGACTGCGTCGTGGAAAGCGACGCAGTGCTCACCAATCTCACGACCCTGGGCGGCCACGTCGTGGTGGAGCCAAGTGTCGTCTGTGGCGGCCACGTCGCGGTCGCGCCCTTCGTGCGGCTCGGCCGCGGCTGTTTCGTCGCGGGCGGCGCGCGAGTGGAACGTGACGTCCCGCCGTTCGTGATCGCTCAGGGAGACCGCGCGCGGGTCCGCGCACTCAATCGCGTGGGTCTCGAACGGCTCGGCGTGCCGGACGCCTCGCGCAAGGCCTTGGAGCGAGCGTTCCGTCTGCTGTGGCGCTCGCGCGAGCCCCTCGCGGTAGCGCTGGAGCAGGTGCACGCGGAGCTGGGCCAGGACGAGCTCGTCGCGGAGTTGGTGCGCTTCATCCGTCCGCGGCTCCCCGCGCTGGCGGTCGTGGATCGCGCGTCCGCGTAG
- the fabZ gene encoding 3-hydroxyacyl-ACP dehydratase FabZ — protein sequence MTTNPKILELDIQEILEILPHRYPFVMVDRVTEIVPNEHIRGIKMVSVNEPWASGHFPGRPIMPGVLIVEALAQIGGILTYASDPVDPSRHLMYFLGIDKAKFRHTVTPGDRLDLHVKVLQHRTNVWKFRGEATVDGTLCAQGELLASIVEREG from the coding sequence ATGACGACCAACCCGAAGATCCTCGAGCTGGACATCCAGGAGATCCTGGAGATCCTCCCCCACCGCTATCCCTTCGTGATGGTCGATCGCGTGACTGAGATCGTGCCGAACGAGCATATTCGCGGCATCAAGATGGTCAGCGTGAACGAGCCTTGGGCCAGCGGGCATTTCCCCGGCCGGCCCATCATGCCTGGCGTGCTCATCGTCGAGGCCCTGGCGCAGATCGGCGGCATCCTCACCTATGCCTCGGACCCCGTCGATCCCAGCCGCCACCTCATGTACTTCCTGGGTATCGACAAGGCGAAGTTTCGCCACACCGTCACCCCCGGGGATCGCTTGGACCTGCACGTGAAGGTGTTGCAGCATCGCACCAACGTCTGGAAGTTCAGGGGGGAAGCGACGGTCGACGGAACCCTGTGCGCCCAGGGCGAGCTGCTCGCCTCCATCGTGGAACGAGAAGGCTGA
- a CDS encoding UDP-3-O-(3-hydroxymyristoyl)glucosamine N-acyltransferase, with translation MPGVDLLASVGVVELAEQLGGTLDPELAARRVARVAEPGADTRESDLVVVASARWVPPAAAGRGVLLCTPGLASRLPEGRRFRHEHPLWVMATLLAEVAAERMAPPSSRDAVVAVGAEVDPSARVRPGAVVQTGVSIGPHSVIGENAVVCTGSSIGARVVIGPNAVIGRPGFGWAPGPEGRVRRIPQLGGVVIEDDVEIGALSTVDAGTLSPTFIGTGAKLDAHVHVGHNVRIHAGCLVAAQVGFAGSVELGEGAIVGGQAGFKDHVSVGAGASVAAKSGVIGDIPAGATVAGFPAVSRWRWLRGMAALLSSKRS, from the coding sequence GTGCCCGGCGTCGACCTTCTGGCATCCGTCGGAGTCGTCGAGCTAGCCGAGCAACTGGGGGGCACACTCGACCCGGAGCTGGCGGCGCGGCGAGTGGCCCGCGTGGCCGAGCCCGGTGCCGACACCCGGGAGTCGGATCTCGTCGTCGTTGCCTCTGCTCGCTGGGTTCCGCCGGCGGCGGCAGGGCGTGGCGTGTTGCTGTGTACTCCCGGGCTCGCTTCCCGCTTGCCCGAAGGGCGGCGCTTTCGTCACGAGCACCCGCTATGGGTGATGGCCACGCTGCTCGCGGAAGTGGCGGCGGAGCGCATGGCGCCCCCCTCGTCGCGCGATGCAGTGGTGGCCGTTGGCGCCGAGGTGGATCCCAGCGCGCGGGTGCGGCCGGGCGCCGTGGTGCAGACCGGCGTGAGCATCGGCCCTCACTCGGTGATTGGCGAAAACGCCGTGGTCTGCACGGGGAGCAGCATCGGCGCGCGGGTGGTGATCGGGCCGAACGCCGTGATCGGACGCCCGGGCTTCGGCTGGGCGCCGGGGCCGGAGGGCCGCGTGCGGCGCATTCCGCAGCTCGGCGGCGTGGTGATCGAGGACGACGTGGAGATCGGCGCGCTGTCCACGGTGGATGCGGGCACGCTTTCGCCCACCTTCATCGGCACCGGCGCGAAGCTCGATGCGCACGTCCACGTCGGACACAACGTCCGCATCCACGCTGGCTGTCTGGTTGCGGCACAGGTCGGCTTCGCCGGATCGGTGGAGCTCGGCGAAGGAGCCATCGTCGGTGGGCAAGCCGGCTTCAAGGATCACGTGAGCGTGGGCGCCGGCGCGAGCGTCGCGGCCAAGTCCGGCGTCATCGGGGATATACCAGCGGGGGCGACCGTGGCAGGATTCCCTGCCGTTTCGCGTTGGCGCTGGCTGCGCGGCATGGCGGCGCTGCTTTCCTCCAAACGCTCATGA